The Gemmatimonadaceae bacterium genome includes a window with the following:
- a CDS encoding cytochrome c/FTR1 family iron permease, with product MTLGRVACLALAALGFAVPRLAAQEQPARRMANIVSVAVEEYGKGIDEQGRLIAPSEYQEALGFLDDAKRISDRLTGDRANASRPLLDSIITAAQRRQAPSVLGGLERRFATSLGSEGALELPAAALDPGDGRRIYDATCAQCHGTAGRGDGPQAALLNPKPVPIGDPTVAASVTPAIMYRISSVGVSGTPMLGFASDLTPQQRWNVVSYVISLRSTSAQVAEGEGLYMQRCAQCHGATGAGDGSYAHSLSKLPPEIGTLEWQAGRTDDSLARVVREGLAGTAMPPADGMTDAQVRSVVAYLRTLPVRNPGAGAVGAASDTGAAGAARNVTGLLKQALASVQLGRAAEAGDRAFDAYLAFEPLEGPARAKNPGLVARMEKSFGDFKAAVRANDVAGAEDARDVIEANLSAVVELTHPAGSATEAFWQSFLIILREGLEAILVIGAVVAFLLKTGHRERLRSIWTGVGLGLAASAATAVALKTILSAVPASSEIIEGVTLLIAVAVLFSVSYWLISRVEAAKWQQFIRDKVTDALQHGGGRALAFVAFLAVYREGAETALFYQALFSEGPHLAVPLSLGIVAGFVALAVIFTLFYRYGVRIPLRPFFTVTSVLLYYMAFVFMGKGIRELQEGNAMSMSVIPGFPHVEALGLYPTWETVLAQLLLLALFVFAVAKTFWPKRSVALPTIPDSAAPVTVLGAEVATLREENAALHARLAALEERVLRKAAPGAAD from the coding sequence ATGACACTCGGACGGGTGGCCTGCTTGGCCCTGGCAGCGCTGGGGTTCGCCGTGCCGCGGCTCGCCGCGCAGGAGCAACCCGCGCGTCGGATGGCCAACATCGTCAGCGTGGCCGTCGAGGAGTACGGCAAGGGCATAGACGAACAGGGTCGGCTCATCGCGCCGTCCGAATACCAGGAGGCTCTGGGCTTTCTGGACGATGCGAAGCGGATCTCCGACCGGCTCACCGGGGATCGTGCGAACGCTTCGCGTCCGCTGCTCGATTCCATCATCACGGCGGCGCAGCGCCGCCAAGCGCCCAGCGTGCTCGGCGGGCTTGAGCGGCGGTTTGCGACCTCGCTTGGCAGCGAGGGGGCGCTCGAACTGCCGGCCGCGGCACTGGATCCGGGCGACGGCAGGCGGATCTACGACGCCACGTGCGCGCAGTGCCACGGGACGGCGGGCCGCGGCGACGGTCCCCAGGCGGCGCTGCTCAATCCCAAGCCGGTGCCGATCGGGGATCCGACCGTCGCCGCGAGCGTGACGCCGGCGATCATGTACCGCATCTCCTCGGTGGGCGTTTCTGGCACGCCGATGCTCGGCTTCGCGAGTGATCTCACGCCGCAGCAGCGGTGGAACGTGGTGTCGTACGTCATTTCGCTGCGCAGTACATCCGCGCAGGTGGCTGAGGGCGAGGGGCTGTACATGCAGCGATGCGCGCAGTGCCACGGTGCGACCGGGGCGGGCGACGGGTCGTATGCCCACAGCCTGTCCAAGCTTCCGCCGGAGATCGGCACTCTGGAGTGGCAGGCGGGACGCACCGACGACAGCCTGGCGCGTGTGGTGCGCGAGGGGCTGGCAGGTACGGCGATGCCCCCGGCCGACGGGATGACCGACGCGCAGGTGCGGAGCGTCGTGGCGTACCTGCGCACGCTCCCAGTGCGGAACCCCGGGGCTGGCGCCGTGGGTGCGGCATCCGACACGGGCGCGGCGGGCGCGGCACGCAACGTCACGGGGCTGCTCAAGCAGGCGCTGGCTTCGGTGCAGCTCGGCCGGGCCGCGGAAGCGGGGGACAGGGCGTTCGACGCCTATCTGGCGTTCGAACCGCTCGAAGGTCCGGCCCGTGCGAAGAACCCGGGGCTCGTGGCCCGGATGGAAAAGTCATTCGGCGACTTCAAGGCGGCGGTGCGCGCGAACGACGTCGCCGGCGCCGAGGATGCGCGCGATGTCATCGAGGCGAATCTCTCGGCCGTCGTGGAACTCACCCACCCGGCCGGCAGCGCCACCGAAGCATTCTGGCAGTCGTTCCTGATCATCCTGCGCGAGGGGCTCGAAGCCATTCTCGTGATCGGGGCCGTGGTGGCCTTCCTGCTCAAGACGGGGCATCGCGAGCGGCTGCGTTCCATCTGGACAGGGGTCGGACTCGGCCTGGCCGCCAGCGCGGCCACGGCGGTAGCGCTGAAGACGATCCTGAGTGCCGTACCGGCAAGCAGCGAGATCATCGAGGGCGTGACCCTGCTGATCGCGGTCGCCGTGTTGTTCTCGGTGAGTTACTGGCTGATCTCCCGCGTGGAGGCGGCCAAGTGGCAGCAGTTCATTCGCGACAAGGTCACCGATGCGCTGCAACACGGCGGTGGGCGCGCGCTGGCGTTCGTGGCGTTCCTCGCGGTGTACCGCGAGGGGGCCGAGACCGCGCTGTTCTACCAGGCGCTATTCAGCGAAGGCCCGCACCTGGCGGTGCCGCTCTCGTTAGGCATCGTGGCCGGGTTCGTCGCGCTGGCCGTCATCTTCACGCTGTTCTATCGCTACGGCGTGCGCATTCCGCTGCGGCCGTTCTTCACCGTGACCAGCGTACTGCTCTACTATATGGCATTTGTGTTCATGGGCAAAGGTATCCGTGAGCTGCAGGAGGGCAACGCGATGTCGATGAGCGTCATTCCGGGGTTCCCGCACGTGGAGGCGTTGGGCCTCTATCCGACGTGGGAGACGGTGCTCGCCCAGCTCTTGCTGCTCGCGCTGTTCGTGTTCGCGGTGGCCAAGACGTTCTGGCCCAAGCGGTCGGTGGCGTTACCCACGATCCCCGATTCGGCGGCGCCCGTGACGGTCCTCGGCGCCGAGGTCGCAACGCTGCGCGAGGAGAACGCGGCTCTGCACGCGCGGCTCGCCGCGCTGGAAGAGCGGGTGCTCCGCAAAGCGGCGCCGGGGGCGGCCGATTGA
- a CDS encoding prolipoprotein diacylglyceryl transferase family protein, producing MTTPIIHHPFVLQLGPLSLTGFGIAVVAAFAVAQHVSEQELDRRGHDPRAIGDMILAAVIGGLLGAKLYYVIILKNYNALFTRGGFVFWGGLVGGMLAVMAVIRWKKIPMMRIFDVGGPAVAAAYAVGRTGCWAVGDDYGRPFSGFGAVMFPNGQPPTTVAAMAAEFHTKFPAGLAPSTVVSVYPTELYEVALATIMFLILWRLRDHKHAEGWLFGVYCVLAGFERFIIEFFRAKDDRFLGSLTYAQGIALVFVAMGFVWMYLRRRVEPGKPGIYAAQRG from the coding sequence ATGACCACACCGATCATCCATCATCCGTTCGTCCTCCAGCTCGGCCCCCTGTCGCTCACCGGATTCGGCATCGCGGTCGTGGCGGCGTTCGCCGTGGCCCAGCACGTTTCAGAGCAGGAACTGGACCGCCGCGGGCACGACCCGCGCGCCATCGGCGATATGATCCTCGCCGCCGTGATCGGCGGCCTGCTCGGCGCCAAACTCTACTACGTCATCATCCTCAAGAACTACAACGCGCTGTTCACGCGCGGCGGGTTCGTGTTCTGGGGCGGACTGGTCGGCGGCATGCTGGCCGTGATGGCCGTGATCCGGTGGAAGAAGATCCCGATGATGCGGATCTTCGACGTGGGCGGCCCGGCGGTGGCGGCGGCCTACGCCGTGGGCCGCACCGGATGCTGGGCAGTGGGCGACGACTACGGCCGCCCGTTCAGCGGATTCGGGGCGGTGATGTTCCCCAACGGCCAGCCCCCCACGACGGTGGCCGCGATGGCGGCCGAGTTCCATACGAAATTTCCGGCGGGGCTCGCCCCGTCCACGGTCGTGTCGGTGTATCCCACCGAACTCTACGAGGTGGCGCTGGCCACGATCATGTTTCTGATTCTCTGGCGGCTGCGCGACCACAAACACGCCGAGGGCTGGCTGTTCGGCGTCTATTGCGTGCTGGCCGGGTTTGAGCGTTTCATCATAGAGTTCTTCCGCGCCAAGGACGACCGGTTCCTCGGCTCGCTGACCTACGCGCAGGGCATCGCGCTGGTATTCGTGGCGATGGGGTTCGTCTGGATGTACCTGCGGCGGCGCGTGGAGCCCGGCAAGCCGGGGATCTACGCCGCCCAGCGCGGGTGA